taataGCGAAACCACAGCAAAATAGTAACAAAACAGTAGCAAAACAGTGATAAAACAACAACAGTTTTTTTCACAAGGTCGAGCAAAAAAAGCTAACTTGAGGCCTGATCTTATTTTTTGTCTAAACTCATTTTTTAAGTCTATATTTTATTCAAATTCTCGTATTTTTCAAGTAAACCTTTAGACCAAACCGAATAACCCGCTTATGGACAATTCTACTTCCTACTACATGAAATTTCACTCATCATTCAAACATCGTGACTAAAAACATATATTATATTAGATACACGTGAAAACACTACCCCAAAAGTGTGGAACTGTAAAGGTATAGAAGGTGTTGATTGAGACTTGATCCCATTAAAAACaacattaattaattattaaacttTGATTACATAAAGTATTGATGTTTATAGGAAACAGTAAACCCTAATGTACaaccttttaattttattcaaaagCCTTGTCACTCTTTGCCACTATTCCCATAATAAAAGCTTTTTATATTGACAACCAATCGTAAGTCAACACCTTTCAAGgatttagcatgtaaatgatgcATCCACAAAAGAtaatgagaaagaaaaaaaataatcaaGTTAGTAGGTAATCacacataattaaaaatataaaaaaaaaaatagacaaTTAATCAGAAAGTAAACAACAAAATGTGAGGATGAACACTTATTTTGGTGACCACTAATAGAAAAAGGTTGGTCACGGCTTTGATAGAGTGAGCTCAAATGGTTGATTATATGTGGTTTGGGTTTTAGAAGAGTACTCcaattatttttatgaaaatttattaaagttgGTAAAAGATAATTCGAGGGATATAGTTCTTTATACCTATGTGGAACCTGGGTATAGAACTCAATGTGTGAATAAAAAATCCAATTATttactaaaatagtagaaaagcACAagtaaaaagttttgtttttgtttcgtaaaaacatgaaaaaaaaattatatgatgcattaatgaaaaagaaagaaaacaagttagaTTCAAAAAATGGTGGTAtcataattaaatattaactGAACCAATGCAAATTGAACTTTACTCTTGATTTGTAAGAAATGTCTTCAGTAGAGTcgctaaattttcaaaatcatttttAACCAAAATTAGTTAGACGATATTGGATAAAGATATGGAAAAGTTTGATTCGGAAAATACATTAGTTTTtgtttaaataaaaagaaaagagtcAGCTACCAATTATTTGTCTAGGTGTGATCGTACACCTATAACCTTTTAAAAGAAAAGTTTACAAATtctttttaaaagataattatttGATCGGTGTTTTAGAAATCATGGAAAATTTGAGTTTGAAAGTCGattatatagttttaaatttcatatatttaaaatttgaatcatgtaaaatttttttgaatagaCATACATTTCATTAATTGAGTGAATTCGATTTAGAAACTAAaagtaataaatttattttaatttttaaacattcaataagttttaacattaaaaataataaatgagaTCTCATCCAGTAATTTCGATAACTATCTCATCAATTTTCTCTAATGCTAATTGCTAAATGTTACCAAACAATAATTTaatgataaattaatattaaataaaggtATAATGACTTAATTAATCCTCAAACTTTATAAGAAAAAGTTATTTTAATCTTGTATTTAAATTTTCGCTTCTTTTAACCTTTAAACATATTTCATTAGTATATCTTTATTAATAGATTAATTAATTCTTTTTGAAGTTATTGAGCAATtattttctatagaaactatgtaaatcgcttataaaatgtataaaatgatTTGTACCAATTATCATTGGGCTTGTAGTGCCAAGCCCAGGTTTTCTGTGGATCATTTTGGGCCTGagtttttcaatgtcaaagaacAAAAGAGTAATTATAAGATGGTATAAttataaatgttttaattttaaaatttttttgactaTAATTACatcttataaaaataaaaaggttgGAAATTATTATCACTAATCACTTCACGTAATTCTTAACCTCTTCTAAGAATTATAGCAAATAATTGACTCTAAATACATTTAGTTTAACAAAATTACTAATTGTAATGATTACCCTACCATattataaatatgtaattataagcAATTACAAACACACgtcatttcatatattttatcatattgatgtttaaaatattttatatttatcgtATATTTAAATCATTTAAGTGACGATTATAATGAGAACTTTTATGATAAAAAGCACAACACTCGATCATTCTCTTGGTTTGATGCAAAATAAAAGTTGATGTTATTGATTTAAAAAATCCAAAATTACAAATCATCCTAACGTTACATGATGTTTGTAATAGAAATCTAGGTTTTGATTTTGCGGAATCCATGTTCAAGccgtttttatttttctttttctttttcagtcCATGATTATAGCATGAACAAATAATTATATCATGATCTAAAAACACATTTTATTTCTCATTGTTATCATTATGGTTGCTATGTGTTATTTTAATAATGTTATGGTGTCTAGTATTACCATATCTACTAATTACCCTTCATTGTACACTCTCGAGAAACAAAATAAGTAAAAGATAAAGAGTAGAAAATCaattaaaagttgtaaaaatacattaattataatcTTTAAAATATAGTGTCATTTGACACTGCCTAATAGAAAACACCCCCGAGTGAAAATGTTTCATGATTCTTCAACAATTATTTATTATTGGTTTACAAGCTAAGTGGAAATAATAAAGCAATCTCCTATATTTATAATAGAATTTTTATTACAAAGAAATGGCAACAAACTCTTCCACTAGGTGTTGACAAAAACATTAAAACCAAAACATTCTCATGAAAAATGGAGTATTTAAGAAAATTCAAGTTGATGAAAGCAAGGGCCGATGTTGCCGGTTCTGCAACCATTCAAGTCTATATATTTGCCGGTTCCAAGTTCAACGGTTCTTGTAACTCCGAATTGATAGGGAAAAGGTTACATTGTGCATATTGTGCCATTAATTGGTCCACAAGCACCAACGCTACCATCGCTTCAACCATCGGCACCGCTGCATCACCCAAATCAACACCACAGATTCATTAAAATCCTAACTGAGATTAATATCATAGCTATTTGTAGATATTGTTTGGAAATGAAGGACAATATCAAATGGTTTAACATGATTTTCCAATCGATGTAAGATGTTAGTCCTAGTTCTCAAGGAATTTAGTTGCCTTCGAAAATGGCAGTTGCAAAAGGAAAATGTATAGATACTAATCTACGAAAGAAGGTAAAGGTAAACGGAAAACTATCATCCAAAGAAATACCTCGAGGGACAACACAAGGATCATGACGACCACGGGCTAGTAGTTCTATATCTTGTTTTTCTCGAGTCACCGTGTGCTGTTTCTTCTGCAGAAAATATCACAAAAGCCACACCGATTTTTAACTGAACTAAGAACCAAAAACTGTGAAAAGAATACTGTAAACAAAAATAGGACAACTGTTACCTAATTTGAACACAAAAATGTGATTAATTTAAACATAAGTAGCAGCTATATTTTAATTCGGGCGCTGGTATGACTATAGGTATGTATCTGACATGGATATatccaaaattttctaagttttctctttttgttttcagATATAAATCAAACATCATTATCAAATACCActacttcaagaaaaatgaagtcagAAAACATAACACGGTAACTCTAGGCTATATAAATAAGCCAGCAAATGGACTCCAGACTACTAGTTCTCAAAAACAACAGCCTAGCGCCAAAGATAAACCCCGTTCACTTAAGAGTTAACACAAAGAGCAGCAGAAACTTCAAGACTATTTTATGACAACCTTGGAAAGTTCATAACGCACTCTTTACAAATCCAAACagaatttagacaataaaaacaAATTATATGATATAAAGATTTATAACACAAATCATACTAGTCATACAATGTAGGAAACAAATAAGCAGGCAAAGAAAATTAAACTTACACCAATTGTAGCTGTTGGCTTGAAAGCTACTCTCATATTTATAATTTCCCCATTGGATATTCCACCCTGTAAGTCAACATTACAATCACACAATTTGTGTCAGAACAAATGAATTTAGCCAAGAATTAAGAAGTTGgagaataaaaacaaatcagtttGTATTTGCTGCATTGGTTATCGGCACACCAATAGAGTATTGCTACCAAGACAGACAGAGATAACAACAAACTAAGTCACCCGAACTATGGTGTGTGTAAGACACGAGTATGTATCCAAAATGAATATCTTAATTTTTCTCAATGCTTTTCCATGTATTCAATAGGTCATATCCCCAAACCATGTCCAGATATGTGTTGGACATTGGTGTTGGACGTGGGCAACTACTGAGAGTCAAATCAAGAAagataacaaataaaataaacaccTGTATCCCACCGGAGCGATTTGTTCTTGTCCTTATTCTTCCATGTTCATCAGTATAGAACTCATCATTATGTTCACTACCGGTCAAGAAAGTACCTGCAAGGGGTTTTATTGGACAGCATTTAGAACAAACTTACAATGCAACTAAGCTGAAAAATTACCACACAGACCATTTACCAACTCAATTAAAAAAAGATTTAGATAAATGAACAGTAGTACCACGAAAGTACAAAAATTTCTTAACCTGCAAATCCACTCCCAAATTCAAAGCCTTTGGTTGCAGGTAGTGACATTACAGCCTTAGCAAGCTCTGCTTCAAGCTTATCAAAAACTGGTGAACCAAGCCCCTGACATGGAAGAATATAGATTTTCAGTTCTATAGAAAACTTCCAGGAGAATTTGGATGGTACAACTAAAGCATTTCCATCATTTTAAGATCAAGGGCTACCTAAATTTTCAGTCTAAACATGTGTGTATGAGAGAGACAGAATGTACATACACGTGGAGCATTCCTCACTATGCATGTGACAACTCCGCCAATAGAATTTCCTCTTGTCCGCACAGCATCAATAGCAGCGATCATTTTCTCAGCATAATCAGGATTTGGGCACCTCACAATATTGCTCTCTATCTGACATGTAGTCGAAAATAGTTAGATAATGGCTACAATAAATTGGTCTGAAATGAAAGGAAGTCAACAATCTAGACAATTTGTGAGCGAAAGTTGACCAAAATGCGTAATATATCTCAAGATAAATACATTTTAGAAATTGAGGAAAAGTCTCTAGTAACCAACAACAACTTGTTTTAGATCAAGACTTAAATAACTGAGAAGAGTTTAAACCTGATCAAGAGTTACAGTGTCATGGTCAACTGAGCCATCTGGAAGAACAACCTGGTGAACTTGAGAGACATAGGCAAGAACCTAAAAGACAAGATAGACATTACGaagaaacccaaaaataaaagaCACACAATTTCGTAAGAGAACTAGAATCCACACCCCTATCCATTGAAGCTTGAAACATAGTTAAAGACTTAACACTATGTTGTACTGAATGTATTCATCCATTCAACACAAGACAGATGTTTTCAATGAGAAACACATCATGTCAGGAAAACAGTTATCATTTTTTTGTTTGTTAGTAAAATCATAGATTAATTGTTTTGAAGCCAAAACAAATTAACCAAATGCCTAATGACTACCAAGTACAAATATTATCATAACTTCAGAGAAAAGAATAGTGAATTACAACCATATAAAACAAGATTAAAGGATAAAAAGTTCAATCTGACCAGCTGAAGACATACCTCAGTTCCTGAAAACAGCTTGAGAATTTTCTTAGCAATAGCTCCAGAGGCAACTCTTCCAATGGTTTCTCTGGCGGATGATCTGCCACCACCCTTCAATTACAAGTCCAATTCAGATGATTGCGTCCAAACAACTCTGCTTCTCTTATAAAACGAtggaagaaattgaaatattGGGTTGATAACAAAGGGCATTACCTGCACTGCCCTGACACCATATTTCATGTCATAAGTGGCATCAGCATGAGATGGCCTATAAGCTATTGACATTTCCTTGTAATCCTGAAAGTAGAATGGCATCATCAATGAATCCTTCTAGTCCCATAAGAACAAAGAATGAAGCCAAAATTGAGCAAATGTTTGTCATATTATATGTATGCTTTCCTCGAAATTTCTGACATATTAAAGTCATGATTCTTAGCTGAAAGGGGATTCACTAGATTGTACTCCAAAGAAGTACATATTTTCACATTATCTAACTACACTACTTATATAGCTGTGCATCATTTGATTCATTGATGAGCACTCATTCCCTGTCTAGTAATATCACCTCTAGAACTACAAACTGAGCCTTGAAGggttttaaatagattagttCTAAATGGTGATTCAAAATAGAGTGCACCCATTTTGAACCCTATGCCAGAAATCAAAAGACCAACCAAACGATTGTTCAACCTCATATTAGTTTTCCTATTATAGACCCAATAACATATAATACTCACATGTCCTCTCTGATCAGTATTTGGTACAAGTACATGGATTGGTGTTCCAGTAGTCACTCCTGCAGTTTTTCATGAAAAGTTTATTTAAACACAAAATATGAACAGTGATATGAAACAACAACAATGATGGCTGAAGATAACACTAGAAATTTGGAAGATCCAGGGGAAAAGAACATTTTAACCTTCGGAAACTCCAGAATATATTCGGCATGTGTCTGTCTCTTTCCTTGGGGTAGTAATTCGGCTCTGACCTGGCCTCCTGCAGAAATATGTTGACTATTAATCCAAAAGAACAAAGAAACTTGCATCAAAGAGATGAGAAATTATATGATTAAAAGTAAGTTATAGTACAGTGTTCTATCGTTAATAGGCCAATCCTGTTCACAAGCACTACCACTAGATCAATGTGCAATGAATATGAATCCCACAGTACTACCTCGAGGATGCACAAACCTTCTCTAAAGGCAAGCAAAAGAACGAATGAAATAACGCTAAGCTCTCAAAATCAAGTACCTTCGATCAAGATCACCTTGCAAATCAGCTTCTGAGAGAGGAATCCTAGGAGGACATCCATCAACTATACAACCAACACCACCTCCATGAGATTCTCCAAAAGTTGTAACACGGAAATAATTTCCAAATGTGCTCCCAGCTGCTTGTATCTCTGTTAGGCAGTACAGTTTGTCAGACTTTAGAAGCTCAACTGGGGGAGTGGTGGGGGTATTATTTTGGAGAAACTATTTCTAAGAATATTACAGGTGCTGCAAAGATACACTAACATTGTTTAATTTCTAACAAACATACAATTTAAGTTGATACACAAACATTGTTTAATTTCTAACAAACATACAATTTAAGTTTCATTAGCACATGAAGAAACTACATCCTCAACATAGTAATTTCATTGGTAGAATTCCTGATAACTCCAATGATTCACAAAAAGTTGATGCAAGCACAGAAGAATCCCACAGGTAATAGAACATAATTACACAGGTGAAGAGAGTCTTATAGTTGTGATATGGTACCAGGACTCTTTATTTTTCCCTAGAGTACTTATGTCCGATACATAGTCAAACATGGGAATGAAGTGCGTTCCCATGTCGGACAAATACCCCTACCCGACACTCACACCTGAGTCTGGGTAACATACTTATGATCAAACAAAAATAGCATTTCAATGTAATTTACAGACACCCCAAGATGTCTCAGCCTAGTGGAAATATGTTACCATCAATCTTAATGATAAAAACTCTAATCAAATCAAGTAAACTAGCATGTAACACTATAGATTAGTGCATGTCTCTCAGCCTATTGtgtatactgatcacaaaagttcaCTCCCTGGTCAAAACATGAACATAACAACACCTATAGCTGCTATAAACATCTGAATCTAATATCGAACTTTCGTCATGCATAAACAGATTTCAATGCTGACACAAATATCGATTAAGTCAACACTTGAGAGTTGTGACTATTAATCATAATAAAAGTACATCACTGCGACACCAAAGCCATCCTCAAATGTGATTTTAGCATGATGACAATAAGGGTTCTATAAAAAAAGCATAAAATAACACCTAACACTGTATTAACCTGATGGCAAAGTTTTATCAGTGATCGCTCAAACCATAATGTACTACAATTTAGGCATAAAATACATACAAA
The Gossypium arboreum isolate Shixiya-1 chromosome 10, ASM2569848v2, whole genome shotgun sequence genome window above contains:
- the LOC108487001 gene encoding chorismate synthase, chloroplastic-like, with protein sequence MASSITSKPFLGATKPNSSLSPDLQRLSFSSLRISIKPRTHKKLQIQAAGSTFGNYFRVTTFGESHGGGVGCIVDGCPPRIPLSEADLQGDLDRRRPGQSRITTPRKETDTCRIYSGVSEGVTTGTPIHVLVPNTDQRGHDYKEMSIAYRPSHADATYDMKYGVRAVQGGGRSSARETIGRVASGAIAKKILKLFSGTEVLAYVSQVHQVVLPDGSVDHDTVTLDQIESNIVRCPNPDYAEKMIAAIDAVRTRGNSIGGVVTCIVRNAPRGLGSPVFDKLEAELAKAVMSLPATKGFEFGSGFAGTFLTGSEHNDEFYTDEHGRIRTRTNRSGGIQGGISNGEIINMRVAFKPTATIGKKQHTVTREKQDIELLARGRHDPCVVPRAVPMVEAMVALVLVDQLMAQYAQCNLFPINSELQEPLNLEPANI